One part of the Nostoc sp. PCC 7120 = FACHB-418 genome encodes these proteins:
- a CDS encoding general stress protein, with amino-acid sequence METKTIKHGLGLFANSQAVEQAINDLKGANFPVEKISVIAKDIEKTEHLKEVQTRDRLGNQDVDTTGAIGDTLSATSWGTLLIGLSSLALPGLGTVLAAGSVGVALVASIGGVAVGAVATQNLVNALANLGIPEERARVYSDRLQQSNYLLIVDGSEAEIHSAEAILRQHKIEYWDIYDSP; translated from the coding sequence ATGGAAACTAAAACTATTAAACATGGCTTGGGATTATTTGCTAATTCCCAGGCAGTCGAGCAAGCAATTAATGACTTGAAAGGGGCAAATTTTCCTGTAGAAAAAATATCGGTTATTGCTAAGGATATAGAAAAAACAGAACACCTCAAGGAAGTGCAAACAAGAGATCGCTTAGGAAATCAAGATGTAGATACAACGGGTGCAATCGGTGATACCTTATCAGCCACTAGCTGGGGTACATTGTTAATCGGTTTGAGTAGTTTAGCGCTCCCAGGTTTAGGGACAGTTTTGGCTGCCGGTTCTGTGGGTGTGGCGTTGGTAGCTAGCATTGGCGGTGTGGCTGTAGGCGCAGTAGCGACTCAGAACCTAGTCAATGCGCTGGCTAATTTAGGTATACCAGAAGAACGAGCTAGAGTATATAGCGATCGCCTACAGCAAAGTAACTATTTACTCATAGTTGATGGCTCAGAAGCAGAAATTCACAGTGCAGAAGCAATATTGCGTCAACATAAAATTGAATATTGGGATATTTATGATTCCCCTTAG
- a CDS encoding IS982-like element ISNsp1 family transposase, producing MFSIEEFIIAVFCCVDDVLMEITQIYPIKRRGFAPSLRESEVLTMELVAEFLGIDAEKDIWKYFHRHWLGLFPQLKSRYAFIRQAANCWQYKELIQQKLAQYLGAYSDQLHLIDGLPIPLCGFSRAPNCRSFKSLVDYGFCAAKKQTYYGFHGHLIVSGTGVISGFTLTPANGSERDALWDLITRIKGLLIGDKGYLSQFLSGELKEVGITLQTPLRSNMSDSRSRSSVRLMQRFRRLIETVIGQLVERFHIEKIRARDMWHLTSRLNRKILAHTVCFWLNRHNCDPLQFDDLVTEY from the coding sequence ATGTTTTCTATTGAAGAGTTTATCATTGCCGTATTTTGCTGTGTTGACGACGTGCTGATGGAAATCACCCAGATATACCCAATCAAGAGACGAGGTTTTGCTCCGAGTTTAAGGGAGAGTGAAGTTTTAACAATGGAATTAGTGGCAGAGTTTTTGGGAATAGATGCTGAAAAAGACATTTGGAAATACTTTCACCGTCACTGGTTAGGGCTATTTCCTCAGTTAAAGAGTCGCTATGCTTTTATTCGTCAAGCAGCTAATTGTTGGCAGTACAAGGAACTCATACAACAAAAATTAGCACAGTATTTAGGAGCATACTCTGATCAACTTCATTTGATTGATGGATTACCAATACCTTTGTGTGGCTTCAGTCGCGCTCCCAACTGCCGAAGTTTTAAATCCCTTGTAGATTATGGTTTTTGTGCTGCTAAAAAACAGACGTACTATGGGTTTCATGGGCATTTAATCGTTAGTGGCACAGGAGTTATTAGTGGGTTTACCCTGACTCCGGCAAATGGCAGTGAACGGGACGCACTTTGGGATTTAATCACGCGAATTAAAGGTTTATTAATCGGAGATAAGGGCTATTTAAGTCAGTTCTTGTCAGGAGAACTTAAAGAAGTGGGTATTACTTTACAAACCCCTTTGCGTTCTAATATGTCTGACTCTCGTAGCCGATCTTCAGTGCGATTAATGCAACGCTTTCGTCGCCTAATTGAAACAGTAATTGGTCAATTAGTTGAGAGATTTCATATAGAGAAGATTCGAGCGAGAGATATGTGGCATCTTACCAGTCGTCTCAATCGCAAGATTTTAGCTCATACCGTCTGTTTCTGGCTTAATCGCCACAATTGTGACCCTCTTCAGTTCGACGATCTTGTTACAGAATATTAA
- a CDS encoding glycosyltransferase family 4 protein, which yields MRIAQVAPLWERVPPPAYGGIELVVGLLTDELVRRGHEVTLFASGDSISLANLVSVHPRALRLDSSVKEYGIYEMLQLGTLYERADEFDIIHSHMGCASLPYTKLVTTPTVHTLHGIFTPDNEKMFRYAKTEPFVSISDAQRDLRLGLNYVGTVYNGIDVSSYKFYPQPDEPPYLAFLGRISPEKGTHLAIEIAKKAGWHLKIAGKVDVVDVEYFEKEIKPLIDGKQIEYLGEADHTQKNVLMGGAVATLFPITWREPFGLVMVESMASGTPVIAMNLGSTTEVIAHGKTGFLCSNVEECVSAIAKVADLDRYTCREYVQNRFSLQAMTGGYEEVYRQILQERFAKNGHHRSKVGLTKI from the coding sequence ATGCGAATTGCTCAAGTAGCCCCATTATGGGAGAGAGTACCCCCGCCTGCTTATGGCGGTATTGAGTTAGTAGTGGGGTTACTAACAGATGAGTTAGTCCGACGTGGACACGAAGTTACACTGTTTGCATCGGGAGATTCTATCAGTTTAGCAAACCTAGTATCAGTTCATCCCCGTGCGCTAAGGCTTGATTCCAGTGTTAAGGAATACGGCATTTATGAAATGCTCCAACTAGGCACATTATATGAACGTGCAGATGAGTTTGATATCATTCATTCACACATGGGGTGTGCATCCCTGCCCTATACAAAGCTAGTCACAACCCCCACTGTTCACACTCTACACGGCATTTTTACCCCTGATAACGAAAAAATGTTTAGGTATGCTAAAACTGAGCCTTTTGTGAGTATTTCTGATGCACAACGGGATCTGAGATTAGGACTTAATTATGTAGGAACAGTTTACAACGGCATTGATGTTAGTAGTTACAAGTTTTATCCCCAACCGGATGAACCACCATATTTAGCTTTTTTAGGTCGGATATCTCCCGAAAAAGGTACACATTTAGCAATAGAAATTGCCAAAAAAGCTGGTTGGCATTTAAAAATTGCAGGTAAAGTAGATGTTGTTGATGTGGAATATTTTGAAAAGGAAATTAAACCATTAATTGATGGCAAGCAAATTGAATATTTAGGTGAAGCAGACCACACACAAAAAAATGTATTGATGGGAGGTGCAGTCGCCACCTTATTCCCTATTACTTGGAGAGAACCATTTGGATTAGTAATGGTTGAGTCAATGGCATCAGGTACGCCTGTGATTGCGATGAATCTTGGTTCAACTACAGAGGTAATTGCCCACGGTAAAACAGGCTTCCTGTGCAGTAATGTAGAAGAATGTGTTAGTGCGATCGCCAAAGTTGCAGATTTAGACCGCTATACTTGTCGAGAGTATGTGCAGAACCGTTTTAGCCTGCAAGCGATGACTGGCGGCTACGAAGAAGTTTATCGACAAATTCTGCAAGAGCGCTTTGCTAAAAACGGTCATCACCGCAGTAAAGTTGGTTTGACTAAAATATAG
- a CDS encoding alanine--glyoxylate aminotransferase family protein yields the protein MAQIISINDNQRLQLEPLEVPSRLLLGPGPSNAHPSVLQAMNVSPVGHLDPAFLALMDEIQSLLRYVWQTENPLTIAVSGTGTAAMEATIANAVEPGDVVLIGVAGYFGNRLVDMAGRYGADVRTISKPWGEVFSLEELRTALETHRPAILALVHAETSTGARQPLEGVGELCREFGTLLLVDTVTSLGGVPIFLDAWGVDLAYSCSQKGLGCSPGASPFTMSSRAIEKLQRRRTKVANWYLDMNLLGKYWGSERVYHHTAPINLYYALREALRLIAQEGLANCWQRHQKNVEYLWERLEDIGLSLHVEKEYRLPTLTTVCIPDGVDGKAVARRLLNEHNIEVGGGLGELAGKVWRVGLMGFNSRKESVDQLIPALEQVLR from the coding sequence ATGGCGCAGATAATCTCAATCAATGACAATCAACGTTTACAACTAGAACCTCTAGAAGTTCCCTCCCGTTTGCTGTTGGGTCCTGGGCCATCAAACGCCCATCCCTCAGTCCTGCAAGCAATGAATGTTTCACCAGTAGGACATCTTGACCCAGCTTTCCTCGCACTGATGGATGAAATTCAATCTTTGCTGCGCTACGTATGGCAAACGGAAAATCCCCTCACAATTGCTGTGAGTGGTACAGGGACAGCTGCAATGGAAGCAACCATCGCTAATGCTGTAGAACCAGGTGATGTAGTGTTAATTGGTGTTGCTGGTTATTTTGGTAATCGTCTGGTGGATATGGCTGGACGCTATGGCGCAGATGTCCGCACAATTTCCAAACCTTGGGGAGAAGTTTTCTCACTGGAAGAACTCCGCACAGCTTTAGAAACCCATCGTCCGGCAATTTTGGCTTTAGTTCATGCGGAAACTTCCACAGGCGCACGTCAACCCTTGGAAGGTGTGGGTGAGTTGTGCCGAGAATTTGGCACTCTGCTATTAGTAGATACAGTTACTAGCTTGGGTGGTGTCCCTATCTTTTTGGATGCTTGGGGAGTGGATTTAGCCTACAGTTGCAGTCAGAAAGGTTTAGGTTGTTCTCCTGGCGCTTCGCCTTTTACCATGAGTTCCCGTGCTATCGAAAAGTTGCAACGGCGACGCACTAAAGTGGCGAACTGGTATTTAGATATGAACTTGTTGGGTAAGTATTGGGGTAGTGAACGGGTTTATCACCATACAGCCCCGATTAATTTGTATTATGCTTTACGGGAAGCGTTACGTTTAATTGCTCAGGAAGGACTAGCAAACTGCTGGCAACGCCATCAAAAGAACGTAGAGTATTTGTGGGAAAGATTAGAAGATATAGGCTTAAGTCTGCACGTTGAGAAGGAATACAGACTACCAACCCTGACCACAGTCTGTATTCCGGACGGAGTGGATGGTAAAGCAGTCGCCCGTCGGTTACTCAATGAACATAACATTGAAGTAGGCGGTGGTTTAGGTGAATTAGCCGGTAAAGTCTGGCGTGTGGGACTAATGGGTTTCAATAGCCGCAAAGAAAGCGTTGACCAATTGATTCCAGCCTTAGAGCAAGTTTTACGTTAG
- a CDS encoding DUF1499 domain-containing protein, with translation MVFTGKRPNNLGVRDGRLAPCPNSPNCVSSQSTDTVHQIAPLNFISTPEEAINKLKSVIQSLPRTKIISESPDYLYAEFQSALLGFVDDVEFYLDRNANVIQVRSASRLGQSDLGVNRKRIETIRAKFGEAN, from the coding sequence ATGGTTTTCACTGGTAAACGCCCAAATAATCTAGGTGTGCGCGACGGCAGATTAGCACCTTGTCCTAACTCGCCCAATTGTGTTTCTAGCCAAAGTACAGATACAGTTCACCAAATCGCCCCGCTAAATTTTATCTCGACACCAGAAGAGGCGATAAACAAGCTCAAAAGTGTAATTCAATCTTTACCTCGCACTAAAATCATTAGCGAAAGTCCCGATTATTTATATGCAGAATTTCAAAGTGCTTTACTGGGATTTGTTGATGATGTCGAGTTTTATTTAGACCGTAATGCTAATGTCATTCAGGTACGCTCTGCTTCCCGCTTAGGTCAAAGTGATTTAGGTGTTAACCGTAAAAGAATTGAAACAATTCGAGCCAAATTTGGCGAAGCTAACTAG
- a CDS encoding S8 family peptidase: MPTNQTDQNPLSIDRQNSAYISSSDIFNTDNNYTSQLGFRSSYTSDINNHATATSTYNSTNGYGLVNAGAAVPQAAGQNPYSDVANLGGNNWGLDMINAPEVWANGHTGQGIIVAVIDTGVDTNHEDLRNNIWTNSKEIAGNGIDDDGNGYVDDVHGWNFNDNNNNTLDNNGHGTHVSGIIAGGNNGFGVTGVAYNSQIMAVKVLDESGSGSYSAIANGIYYAVDNGAKVINLSLGGDSSSRTLKSAIEYASSKGAIVVMAAGNDGESAPDYPARYANQTGIAVGAVDANKNLTDFSNRSGNTTMAYVTAPGQSVYSSVPNNQYANYSGTSMATPYVAGVVALMLSANPNLTEAQVRDIITSTAGNTSNDTTPKTDSDFNFDFGSVVDDLFGGLSLNTTSISASSLNSQSLQKSNIFTTSSNTASVLSNNQTSTAYQMEFTHKYYQDSLPNSLANSPTDIDTGNNIDFTEFMNIIVTRLREYQKLLGA; encoded by the coding sequence ATGCCCACAAATCAGACTGATCAAAATCCCCTTTCAATTGACAGGCAAAATTCCGCTTATATCTCCTCATCAGATATTTTTAATACAGACAATAATTATACTTCTCAGCTAGGTTTTCGTAGTAGCTACACTTCAGATATAAATAATCATGCTACTGCTACCAGCACTTACAACTCAACTAATGGTTATGGTTTAGTCAATGCAGGCGCAGCCGTACCTCAAGCTGCTGGACAAAATCCTTATAGTGATGTTGCTAACCTTGGCGGGAATAATTGGGGCTTAGATATGATTAATGCTCCAGAAGTATGGGCAAATGGACATACAGGCCAAGGCATAATTGTGGCGGTGATAGATACGGGCGTAGACACTAACCATGAGGATTTACGTAATAATATCTGGACTAATAGCAAAGAAATTGCTGGTAATGGCATAGATGACGATGGTAATGGCTATGTCGATGATGTCCACGGCTGGAATTTTAACGACAACAATAACAACACCCTTGATAATAATGGTCATGGAACCCATGTTTCCGGGATTATTGCTGGGGGGAATAATGGCTTTGGTGTGACTGGTGTTGCTTACAATTCCCAGATTATGGCTGTGAAGGTGCTGGATGAATCTGGTTCTGGTTCTTATAGTGCGATCGCCAACGGAATTTACTATGCTGTAGATAATGGGGCAAAAGTCATCAACCTCAGTCTGGGTGGTGATTCGTCCAGTCGTACACTCAAGTCTGCAATTGAATATGCTAGCAGTAAAGGGGCGATCGTGGTCATGGCCGCAGGTAATGATGGTGAATCTGCGCCAGACTACCCCGCTCGTTACGCCAATCAAACAGGAATCGCTGTTGGTGCGGTAGATGCTAATAAAAATTTAACTGATTTCTCCAACCGTTCTGGCAATACGACTATGGCTTATGTCACCGCCCCAGGACAAAGCGTTTATTCTTCAGTACCAAATAATCAGTATGCCAATTATAGTGGTACATCAATGGCAACTCCTTACGTTGCTGGTGTAGTCGCCCTCATGCTCAGTGCTAACCCCAATTTAACTGAAGCCCAGGTGCGAGATATTATTACCAGCACCGCAGGAAACACCAGCAACGACACTACACCCAAAACAGACTCTGATTTTAACTTTGACTTTGGTTCTGTTGTAGATGACTTATTTGGTGGTTTAAGTCTAAATACCACATCAATTAGTGCTTCTAGTCTCAACTCCCAATCTTTGCAAAAGAGCAATATTTTCACCACAAGTTCAAATACTGCATCTGTATTATCTAATAATCAAACATCCACCGCTTACCAAATGGAGTTTACCCACAAATATTATCAAGACTCTCTACCCAACAGCCTAGCCAACAGCCCAACAGATATTGACACTGGTAATAATATTGATTTTACAGAGTTCATGAATATCATCGTTACACGACTGAGAGAGTACCAAAAATTGTTGGGTGCATAA
- a CDS encoding DUF4383 domain-containing protein, which produces MDNIKTANMVERYCALTIGMIFLLVGLAGFTPALVSIPGTSESFIPLDESPNAYAAGFGYIFGLFPTNFLHNFIRCTVGLLGITSYYSASSARVFNLTFAVAYALLAIMGLLPFAKTFFGLMPLFGNNVWLNALSSLAAFYYGFIVPPKVKGVNVAEKAS; this is translated from the coding sequence ATGGACAATATCAAGACAGCGAATATGGTAGAGCGTTACTGTGCTTTGACCATCGGTATGATCTTTTTACTAGTAGGTTTAGCAGGGTTTACCCCAGCGTTGGTTTCAATACCAGGAACAAGTGAATCTTTTATCCCCCTTGATGAATCCCCTAATGCCTATGCAGCCGGATTTGGTTATATATTTGGTCTATTTCCTACCAACTTTCTGCATAACTTTATCCGTTGCACTGTAGGCTTACTGGGAATCACTTCCTATTACAGTGCTAGCAGTGCGCGGGTATTTAATTTAACGTTTGCCGTTGCTTATGCCTTGCTGGCAATTATGGGATTATTGCCTTTTGCCAAGACATTTTTTGGACTGATGCCTCTGTTCGGTAATAACGTTTGGTTAAACGCCCTATCATCGCTTGCAGCCTTCTACTATGGTTTTATCGTACCTCCTAAGGTCAAGGGTGTTAACGTCGCAGAAAAAGCTTCTTGA
- a CDS encoding manganese catalase family protein, whose amino-acid sequence MFYHAKKLQYFRPPEKPDAVYANKIQELIGGTFGEMTVMMQYLFQGWNCRGSAKYRDLLLDTGTEEIGHIEMLATMIAHLLDKAPIKVQEEGVRDAVVGAVMGGTNPRDVIMNAAMNPQHSIVSGLGALPADSVGFPWNGRFIVSSGNLLADFRSNLHAESQGRLQAVRLYEMSNDPGVKDTLSFMIARDTMHQNQWLAAIEDLEQSGLESTPVPSSFPLELEKREFAYQFWNHSEGTESAEGRWAKGPSMDGKGEFEYVANPQPLGPEPQPPQPDPQLHGTQQIPHPQQGNGSSAPSLVERIC is encoded by the coding sequence ATGTTTTATCACGCTAAGAAATTGCAATATTTCAGACCACCCGAAAAACCAGATGCAGTCTACGCGAATAAAATCCAAGAACTCATCGGTGGGACTTTTGGAGAAATGACCGTAATGATGCAGTATCTGTTTCAAGGATGGAACTGTCGCGGGTCTGCCAAGTATCGAGATTTGCTTCTAGATACAGGTACTGAAGAAATTGGTCATATTGAGATGTTGGCAACAATGATTGCCCATCTTTTAGATAAAGCACCCATCAAAGTGCAGGAAGAAGGTGTAAGAGATGCAGTAGTGGGTGCTGTTATGGGTGGGACTAACCCACGGGATGTCATTATGAACGCAGCTATGAATCCCCAGCACTCTATTGTTTCTGGTTTAGGTGCGTTGCCAGCTGATAGTGTAGGTTTTCCTTGGAATGGTCGCTTTATTGTTTCTAGTGGTAATTTACTAGCAGATTTTCGCTCAAATCTTCATGCTGAGAGTCAGGGACGCTTACAAGCAGTGCGATTATATGAAATGAGCAACGACCCAGGGGTGAAAGATACCCTCAGTTTTATGATTGCTCGTGATACCATGCACCAAAACCAGTGGTTAGCAGCAATTGAAGATTTAGAGCAATCTGGACTAGAAAGTACTCCTGTTCCCAGTTCCTTCCCCCTAGAATTAGAAAAGCGTGAATTTGCTTATCAGTTCTGGAATCACTCAGAAGGAACAGAAAGCGCCGAGGGTCGCTGGGCAAAAGGCCCCTCAATGGATGGTAAAGGCGAATTTGAGTATGTTGCTAACCCCCAACCCTTGGGGCCAGAACCACAACCACCACAACCCGACCCACAACTACACGGTACACAACAAATTCCCCATCCTCAACAAGGTAACGGCTCTAGCGCACCTTCTTTAGTTGAGCGTATTTGCTAA
- a CDS encoding HEAT repeat domain-containing protein produces the protein MVTTLRHHRQPSRYILYSLAFILSFLLCLPWVSAKEQPKPQPTAWQINGIVAALDDGYNEVKRYALSKLVEYDLQKLKSVGQKPEDIAKKTAQILKDKSVDSSVRSDAAVALGNLEEAAKPYLKDILDFLKDKSVDSSVRSGAAVALANLGEAAKPYLKDILDFLKDKSVDSNVRRGAAVALGNLGEAAKPYLKDILDFLKDKSVDSYVRRDAAVALGNLEEAAKPYVKDIADILKDKSVDSSVRSGAAVALGNLGEAAKPYLKDILDFLKDKSVDSYVRRDAAVALGNLEEAAKPYVKDIADILKDKSVDSSVRSGAAVALGNLEEAAKPYVKDIADILKDKSVDSYVRRDAAEALGNLGEAAKPYVKDIADILKDKSVDSSVRSGAAEALANLGEAAKPYLKDILDFLKDKSVDTNARSGAAEALANLGEAAKPYLKDILDFLKDKSVDSYVRYVAAEGLGKIEQLNLNNIVVILDSIYYAGQSEFAQWRFLTYFLGGGTEEVKTLLTWLGFPDTKTIPASLSHNEGKKTLTIFAQAWEPSQGLTRLREDLAKQIALVARKTPWQPQDILLLETHYHNLKKAGYSEADSLQSVIVNLKGWQWFFNARITILTHATFWLALIFAYPKFPQIQAIFFWNPWVRRILGVGYVGFLLTWFPPFRRKLFEPFKPSLLADAGLDNFNDKGYFPESRVKVPGTGEISPVTAALPSIKGQIILEGDSGLGKSMFLRHLLHNSPRIVVYLPAQKCHKGVIEAIQDKLHGQAQDADFLKNLIYSGAIDICIDGLNEVTADTRAKICQFVESYFRGNIIMTTQPLEWTPPSTAKTYYLQPLEPNQIQEFLLSREPRLPKDAKIQGADYEQACINYLKEVLTTQQPEEELKAARRILSNPMDLTVVALMLSQGQHPNLFRLQEQQYNLIAAEYLKEWKQEFPLKKFSAAVYQMRIDDKQALPADEFYQVVMSLEDEKYKMVVSRQWQDDKGEAKKEWYFRHDKIMDFFLVQNFLGNSDEAETLLVDRMGDPRFRGVYFLLASLLPIDAAKELREKLIQYAADTKDNTVSNTFVQLLRTR, from the coding sequence ATGGTCACAACTCTCCGCCATCATCGCCAGCCTTCTCGCTACATTCTTTATTCTTTAGCCTTCATCCTTTCTTTCCTACTCTGCCTACCTTGGGTGAGTGCAAAGGAACAGCCCAAACCCCAGCCGACAGCGTGGCAGATTAATGGCATAGTAGCTGCCCTTGATGATGGATATAACGAAGTTAAGAGATATGCACTGAGTAAATTAGTTGAGTATGACCTGCAAAAGTTAAAATCTGTTGGTCAGAAGCCGGAAGATATCGCTAAGAAAACTGCCCAAATCCTCAAGGATAAATCCGTTGACAGTAGTGTTCGTTCCGATGCAGCAGTGGCATTGGGAAATCTGGAGGAGGCTGCCAAACCCTACCTCAAAGACATCCTCGACTTCCTCAAAGATAAATCCGTTGACAGTAGTGTTCGTTCTGGTGCAGCAGTGGCATTGGCAAATCTGGGGGAGGCTGCCAAACCCTACCTCAAAGACATCCTCGACTTCCTCAAGGATAAATCCGTTGACAGTAATGTTCGTAGAGGTGCAGCAGTGGCATTGGGAAATCTGGGGGAGGCTGCCAAACCCTACCTCAAAGACATCCTCGACTTCCTCAAGGATAAATCCGTTGACAGTTATGTTCGTAGAGATGCAGCAGTGGCATTGGGAAATCTGGAAGAGGCTGCCAAACCCTACGTCAAAGACATCGCTGATATCCTCAAAGATAAATCCGTTGACAGTAGTGTTCGTTCTGGTGCAGCAGTGGCATTGGGAAATCTGGGGGAGGCTGCCAAACCCTACCTCAAAGACATCCTCGACTTCCTCAAGGATAAATCCGTTGACAGTTATGTTCGTAGAGATGCAGCAGTGGCATTGGGAAATCTGGAGGAGGCTGCCAAACCCTACGTCAAAGACATCGCTGATATCCTCAAAGATAAATCCGTTGACAGTAGTGTTCGTTCCGGTGCAGCAGTGGCATTGGGAAATCTGGAGGAGGCTGCCAAACCCTACGTCAAAGACATCGCTGATATCCTCAAAGATAAATCTGTTGACAGTTATGTTCGTAGAGATGCAGCAGAGGCATTGGGAAATCTGGGGGAGGCTGCCAAACCCTACGTCAAAGACATCGCTGATATCCTCAAAGATAAATCCGTTGACAGTAGTGTTCGTTCTGGTGCAGCAGAGGCATTGGCAAATCTGGGGGAGGCTGCCAAACCCTACCTCAAAGACATCCTCGACTTCCTCAAGGATAAATCCGTTGACACTAATGCTCGTTCTGGTGCAGCAGAGGCATTGGCAAATCTGGGGGAGGCTGCCAAACCCTACCTCAAAGACATCCTCGACTTCCTCAAGGATAAATCCGTTGACAGTTATGTTCGTTACGTTGCAGCAGAGGGATTGGGCAAGATAGAACAACTCAACCTGAATAATATCGTTGTAATTCTCGATAGCATTTATTACGCTGGTCAATCAGAATTTGCACAGTGGAGATTTTTAACCTATTTTCTGGGTGGCGGCACTGAAGAAGTGAAAACGCTGCTAACATGGCTGGGTTTTCCCGACACTAAAACAATTCCTGCTTCATTAAGCCACAATGAAGGTAAGAAAACTCTGACAATTTTCGCCCAAGCCTGGGAACCTAGCCAAGGGTTAACTCGATTACGGGAAGACTTAGCAAAACAAATCGCTCTAGTCGCCAGAAAAACTCCTTGGCAACCACAAGATATTCTCCTATTAGAAACTCACTACCACAACCTGAAAAAAGCCGGATACAGCGAAGCTGATTCACTGCAATCAGTCATAGTCAACCTCAAGGGTTGGCAGTGGTTTTTCAACGCCAGAATCACCATCCTCACACACGCTACTTTCTGGCTTGCCCTCATCTTCGCTTACCCCAAATTTCCCCAAATCCAAGCCATCTTCTTCTGGAACCCTTGGGTACGCCGCATCTTAGGCGTGGGTTACGTCGGCTTTCTCCTCACCTGGTTTCCCCCCTTCCGCCGTAAATTATTTGAACCCTTCAAACCCTCCCTCCTAGCCGATGCCGGCTTAGATAACTTTAATGACAAAGGCTACTTCCCAGAATCCAGAGTCAAAGTTCCCGGTACAGGCGAAATCTCCCCAGTTACCGCCGCCCTCCCCAGCATCAAGGGGCAAATCATCTTAGAAGGGGATTCCGGCTTAGGTAAATCGATGTTTCTCCGCCATCTGTTGCACAACTCCCCGCGCATCGTCGTTTATCTCCCCGCCCAAAAATGCCATAAAGGCGTAATTGAAGCCATCCAAGACAAGCTACACGGCCAAGCCCAAGATGCCGACTTCCTGAAAAACCTGATTTACAGTGGTGCAATAGATATCTGCATCGACGGACTCAACGAAGTCACCGCCGACACCAGAGCCAAAATCTGCCAGTTTGTGGAAAGCTATTTCCGGGGCAACATTATCATGACTACCCAGCCCCTAGAATGGACACCACCCTCAACGGCCAAAACCTACTACCTACAACCCCTAGAACCAAACCAAATTCAAGAGTTCTTGCTCTCCCGTGAACCACGACTGCCCAAGGATGCCAAAATTCAGGGTGCTGATTACGAACAAGCCTGTATTAATTATTTAAAAGAAGTCCTCACAACTCAGCAACCAGAGGAAGAATTAAAAGCAGCCAGGCGTATTCTCTCCAACCCAATGGATTTAACCGTGGTAGCCCTGATGTTATCCCAAGGTCAACATCCCAACTTATTCCGCCTGCAAGAACAGCAATACAATTTAATAGCGGCTGAATACCTGAAGGAATGGAAGCAAGAATTTCCTTTAAAAAAATTCTCCGCCGCCGTCTACCAAATGCGTATCGACGACAAACAAGCCTTACCCGCCGATGAATTTTATCAAGTCGTTATGTCTTTGGAAGATGAGAAATATAAGATGGTAGTCAGCCGTCAATGGCAAGATGATAAAGGGGAAGCCAAGAAAGAATGGTATTTCCGCCACGATAAAATCATGGACTTTTTCCTAGTGCAGAACTTCCTCGGCAATAGCGATGAAGCGGAAACACTACTAGTAGATAGAATGGGCGACCCCCGCTTTCGTGGTGTTTACTTCCTGTTAGCTAGCCTACTTCCAATAGATGCAGCCAAGGAATTGCGGGAGAAGTTGATTCAATACGCCGCAGATACTAAAGACAATACGGTGAGTAATACCTTTGTGCAGTTATTACGGACAAGGTAA